One genomic segment of Amycolatopsis sp. Hca4 includes these proteins:
- a CDS encoding NAD(P)-dependent alcohol dehydrogenase: protein MKFFSLPRPGAGLVLGERDVPEPGPGQVLVRMRGWAVNARDLMILKGFYPKPVKPDVIPLSDGAGEVVAVGPGVPEWAAGDRVAATYFPDWLSGPGTPEKTADDLGGTLDGVLAEYAVFPADGLVAVPGHLDYAEAATLPSAGVTAWRAVVEEGRLVPGQTVLTLGSGGLSTFALQFAALGGAHVVSTSSSDEKLERLRALGAAETLNHATTPEWGPAVAARTGGGVDHVVDVGGGGTIGQSMLAARYGGHVSVTGVLTHEGGADPILVLVKQLTLRGLTNASRETFQSMNRAIERTGLKPVIDRRFAFDEVAEALKHLESGTHVGKVVLESA, encoded by the coding sequence GTGAAGTTCTTCTCCCTGCCGCGTCCCGGCGCCGGGCTCGTCCTGGGCGAGCGCGACGTACCCGAACCCGGTCCGGGGCAGGTCCTGGTCCGGATGCGCGGGTGGGCGGTCAACGCTCGTGACCTGATGATCCTCAAGGGCTTCTACCCGAAGCCGGTGAAGCCGGACGTGATCCCGCTGTCCGACGGCGCCGGCGAGGTGGTCGCGGTGGGACCCGGCGTGCCGGAGTGGGCCGCGGGGGACCGGGTGGCGGCGACCTACTTCCCGGACTGGCTGTCCGGTCCGGGCACGCCGGAGAAGACCGCGGACGACCTGGGCGGCACGCTCGACGGCGTGCTCGCCGAGTACGCCGTTTTCCCGGCTGACGGCCTGGTCGCGGTGCCGGGGCACCTCGACTACGCCGAAGCCGCCACGCTGCCCAGCGCGGGTGTGACGGCGTGGCGGGCGGTCGTCGAGGAGGGCCGGCTGGTCCCGGGCCAGACGGTGCTCACCCTCGGCAGCGGCGGCCTGTCCACGTTCGCGCTGCAGTTCGCCGCGCTCGGCGGCGCCCACGTCGTCTCGACCTCCAGCTCCGACGAGAAGCTCGAGCGGCTGCGCGCGCTCGGCGCCGCCGAGACGCTCAACCACGCGACCACCCCGGAGTGGGGCCCGGCGGTGGCCGCCCGGACCGGCGGCGGCGTCGACCACGTCGTCGACGTGGGCGGCGGCGGCACGATCGGCCAGTCGATGCTCGCCGCGCGCTACGGCGGCCACGTGAGCGTCACCGGCGTCCTGACCCACGAGGGCGGCGCCGACCCGATCCTGGTGCTGGTCAAGCAGCTGACCCTGCGCGGGCTCACCAACGCCTCCCGCGAGACGTTCCAGTCGATGAACCGGGCGATCGAGCGGACCGGCCTGAAGCCGGTGATCGACCGCCGGTTCGCCTTCGACGAGGTGGCCGAGGCGCTCAAGCACCTGGAGTCGGGCACCCACGTGGGGAAGGTCGTGCTGGAGAGCGCCTGA
- a CDS encoding AfsA-related hotdog domain-containing protein, which produces MVAPHDVSCPRTPCEEAGPGDGGTRRDVVVVADRFAQFARDDRVFTLSDLLALLDSGGLAAPGGPWVVHYGQGIDVTDGDLLEAACEKTEGVMRLADPDAFRLPPEPPGVVHKSRPENVLLAAVHSPTPTHCRAELRIHRDNELVLDHHTGEHVQGIVIIEAMRQICIAQFETAIRPGLAPAAYAGVWKRIDLSFQDFLFPLPATVESLIVESGLERETNLKFRATTSVRQQGRTVATAGIEYSMIAQGRIDTLERRKADQATAGYLG; this is translated from the coding sequence GTGGTGGCACCGCACGATGTCTCCTGCCCGCGAACCCCGTGCGAGGAGGCCGGGCCGGGTGACGGCGGCACCCGGCGGGACGTCGTCGTGGTCGCCGACCGCTTCGCGCAGTTCGCCCGCGACGACCGGGTGTTCACCCTGTCGGACCTGCTGGCCCTGCTCGACTCCGGCGGGCTCGCCGCGCCGGGCGGGCCCTGGGTCGTCCACTACGGCCAGGGCATCGACGTCACCGACGGCGACCTGCTCGAAGCCGCCTGCGAGAAGACCGAAGGTGTCATGCGGCTGGCGGATCCGGACGCCTTCCGGCTGCCGCCCGAACCGCCCGGCGTCGTCCACAAGAGCCGTCCGGAGAACGTCCTGCTCGCCGCGGTGCACAGCCCCACGCCCACGCACTGCCGGGCCGAGCTGCGGATCCACCGCGACAACGAGCTCGTCCTCGACCACCACACCGGCGAACACGTGCAGGGCATCGTGATCATCGAGGCGATGCGCCAGATCTGCATCGCGCAGTTCGAGACCGCGATCCGCCCCGGCCTCGCCCCGGCCGCGTACGCCGGGGTGTGGAAGCGGATCGATCTGTCCTTCCAGGACTTCCTGTTCCCGCTGCCGGCCACCGTCGAGTCGCTGATCGTCGAATCCGGACTCGAGCGGGAGACCAACCTCAAGTTCCGCGCCACGACGTCGGTGCGCCAGCAGGGCCGCACCGTCGCCACCGCCGGCATCGAGTACTCGATGATCGCGCAGGGGCGCATCGACACCCTCGAACGCCGCAAGGCCGACCAGGCCACCGCGGGCTACCTCGGCTGA
- a CDS encoding carboxymuconolactone decarboxylase family protein — protein sequence MSDLQQQDRAASFAQGLKLIQQLGGADRPAVLDLFESIGEAEFGEQCVGFIYGDVYHRPGLPLPERQLATVAALTALGYAGSQLQFHAKAALNVGCTRRQLVEAVIHVSSFAGFPATLNALTALKAAFDGLPAEEPAPSEEAGELPWAGIEDRYERGLAAMKAVDGEAGEKVAEGLRDIAPDLATYIVEFTFGEIYSRPHLSLRHREIVTIAACVALGTALPQLKVHIHGLLNVGGTEREVVETVLHLAFYCGFPAALNAIAAAREVFAQR from the coding sequence ATGTCCGACCTGCAGCAGCAGGACCGCGCCGCGTCCTTCGCACAGGGCCTGAAACTCATCCAGCAGCTCGGCGGGGCCGACCGGCCCGCCGTGCTGGACCTGTTCGAGAGCATCGGGGAGGCCGAGTTCGGCGAGCAGTGCGTCGGCTTCATCTACGGCGACGTCTACCACCGGCCCGGCCTGCCGCTGCCGGAGCGCCAGCTGGCCACCGTCGCCGCGCTCACCGCACTGGGCTACGCGGGGTCGCAGCTGCAGTTCCACGCCAAGGCCGCGCTCAACGTCGGCTGCACCCGCCGCCAGCTGGTCGAGGCGGTGATCCACGTCAGCTCGTTCGCCGGGTTCCCGGCCACGCTCAACGCGCTGACGGCGCTCAAGGCGGCCTTCGACGGCCTGCCCGCCGAGGAACCCGCACCGTCCGAAGAGGCCGGTGAACTGCCGTGGGCGGGCATCGAAGACCGCTACGAGCGCGGTTTGGCCGCGATGAAGGCCGTCGACGGCGAAGCGGGGGAGAAGGTCGCCGAAGGCCTGCGGGACATCGCGCCCGACCTGGCGACCTACATCGTCGAGTTCACCTTCGGCGAGATCTACTCCCGGCCGCACCTGAGCCTGCGCCACCGCGAGATCGTCACGATCGCCGCGTGCGTCGCGCTGGGCACCGCGCTGCCGCAGCTGAAGGTGCACATCCACGGCCTGCTCAACGTCGGCGGCACCGAGCGCGAAGTCGTGGAAACCGTGCTGCACCTGGCCTTCTACTGCGGCTTCCCGGCCGCGCTCAACGCCATCGCGGCCGCGCGGGAAGTGTTCGCGCAGCGGTGA
- a CDS encoding HAD family hydrolase, which translates to MSAFRKLRVVALDCDGVLIDDTYLAMIARFVTAHGGVYDAAAERDVIGLRDIVVAEKITRLCGLDQPAEETLKQLWAARQEYLAEHPIRVAAGVRDCLEALAKLPVRLVCYGGRTREHTFDHHLGDLVDLFDAEVPYVSINEHRPGVAHIARTVFGVAFDEIVFVDDVSRVAEDARAHGAGFVGFPSSPAHARQREFMAAAGVRHFAASPGELTPELLAIVDGELATSTHWPRR; encoded by the coding sequence GTGAGCGCGTTCCGGAAGCTGCGCGTGGTCGCGCTCGACTGCGACGGCGTGCTCATCGACGACACCTACCTGGCGATGATCGCCCGGTTCGTCACCGCCCACGGCGGGGTGTACGACGCCGCGGCGGAGCGGGACGTGATCGGGCTGCGCGACATCGTCGTGGCCGAGAAGATCACCCGGCTCTGCGGGCTGGACCAGCCGGCCGAGGAGACGCTGAAGCAGCTGTGGGCCGCGCGGCAGGAGTACCTGGCCGAGCACCCGATCCGGGTGGCCGCAGGGGTCCGGGACTGCCTGGAGGCGCTGGCGAAGCTGCCGGTGCGGCTGGTCTGCTACGGCGGCCGGACGCGGGAGCACACCTTCGACCACCACCTCGGCGACCTGGTGGACCTCTTCGACGCCGAAGTGCCGTACGTGAGCATCAACGAGCACCGGCCGGGTGTGGCGCACATCGCGCGGACCGTGTTCGGCGTCGCCTTCGACGAGATCGTGTTCGTCGACGACGTCAGCCGGGTCGCCGAGGACGCTCGCGCGCACGGTGCCGGGTTCGTCGGCTTCCCGTCGAGCCCCGCCCACGCGCGGCAACGGGAGTTCATGGCGGCGGCCGGGGTCCGGCACTTCGCCGCGTCGCCCGGCGAACTGACCCCGGAACTGCTGGCGATCGTCGACGGGGAGCTCGCGACTTCGACACACTGGCCTCGTCGATGA